A part of Sander vitreus isolate 19-12246 chromosome 8, sanVit1, whole genome shotgun sequence genomic DNA contains:
- the ccdc73 gene encoding coiled-coil domain-containing protein 73, producing MDLSADSGTLPSHTTVGGPVLEQELSLPNAQCQAESGGTILLQLLEFKTHLLEAVEELHIRRDAETRFEDQINKLALEKQELDWEKGKYQVSAELKDKEINNLKEELKTLQLLKYNFEKKSSELSHGLRACNVSGSESAGQEVPITCLRLSLLTQSLELTCGVAVAYEIEQKLALQNRSKDSHLNQLGEVEKRFSALSRQCAMVKQAHEKLEQNVDEAMKINKKLTTANEKQEATIVSLNKELEEVSNKLIKAKMSSVRHDKAHSPSGRAQHFQQLQQKLNMETEMNKKLGDENLAVRAEKQEVMRSLLHTQQLLLSQTQTVSRVELELQTQREQYQALKQEHHRGMREKSKAMEDKVAQLMENYAASKNIWDKEKSMFLDCIKSEQQDLQAVKEAYTELHQGHTELFSQAKVQAQHIYELEMRDGGQSLSVSTKVFPNLVEEIGEEETLNEPISSSELPGFGSLQPLASNQTKNPNCLEDTGAVTKLVATRATGESTVSSPGYRSIDGSVDLLSKEKSDEGNGEMSEKDQGWKDDVKQVKNNGEEGERIEAQQWNREEVKGEDVKEGGSAGVKRGTLMAQTADRADRQDCSQGSTEDARDPKQPETEKKNRAEGEGTYGAEERGNTGLHTAETQIPAQTTTDTTTKKSNAQQIIDFMDTEPPLAACEPSDCSQSLFQKISEKDADFSHVNKEYEIRREVHTFCSDEHQSGNLGPNVVIQEVQPLCHDEDQTFAKSVFQLPSPVHQVSEKTKEEKPSNKSAANIPTEPSGPLNQSSICSSQTNSVPLAAQSDGIVSIQEFKTTTTQTQLNNPSDITSDMKQTDTMCDNEECVLVTTMVESQALPQSQSNVDTCENDAWETAQELMEKSNLKDACADITMDTVNLESLVETGSYQEHMENDKIEDAGDAKTTKSETVLKLSVHPSHESNASPETGSKKCYEQSPAKELLLDDTIELSLPSNKTDKSAFDLGSAQRKTGSPMSQQNKSGSGGVLRHPASTIPMFLKSKHNKVPLVISRASDLLNASSVCGPAASTRRQQGEWKALGETFRETATADMESRASVSITSFPVSTSVTVSRLSWPTTPGGSRDPTSAVGPGSESDWEPSCSQEREDQQSSFRAHISKIEQFLNTERLRLPKRRKMEN from the exons ATGGATCTCAGTGCTGACTCCGGGACACTCCCCTCCCACACCACT GTAGGAGGACCTGTGTTGGAGCAGGAGCTGTCTCTGCCTAACGCTCAATGTCAAGCAGAAAGTGGAGGCACCATCTTACTACAGTTGTTGGAATTTAAAACCCATCTACTTGAGGCTGTAGAGGAGCTGCATATTCGGAGG GATGCAGAGACACGCTTTGAGGATCAGATCAATAAACTGGCATTGGAGAAACAGGAGCTGGACTGGGAGAAG GGGAAATACCAGGTCAGTGCTGAGTTAAAGGATAAGGAGATTAACAACCTGAAAGAAGAGCTGAAGACGCTTCAG TTACTGAAGTACAACTTCGAGAAGAAATCAAGTGAGCTG TCCCATGGTCtgcgagcttgcaatgtttccggCTCTGAGTCTGCGGGTCAGGAAGTTCCTATAACCTGTCTCAGACtgtctctgctcactcagtcgcttgagttgacttgtggagttgcgGTTGCCTatgaaatt GAACAGAAATTAGCCTTGCAGAACCGGTCAAAGGATAGCCACTTGAACCAGTTGGGGGAGGTTGAGAAGCGTTTCAGTGCTCTATCCAGGCAGTGTGCCATGGTCAAGCAGGCCCACGAGAAACTAGAGCAAAATG TTGATGAGGCcatgaaaataaataagaaactgACTACTGCAAATGAAAAACAAGAAGCAACCATTGTCTCACTAAATAAG GAGTTGGAGGAGGTCAGTAACAAGCTGATCAAGGCCAAGATGTCATCAGTTAGACATGACAAGGCCCATAGTCCTTCAGGCAGAGCGCAGCATTTTCAGCAGCTGCAACAGAAACTGAACATG GAAACTGAAATGAACAAGAAACTCGGGGATGAAAATCTAGCTGTGAGAGCAGAAAAGCAG gAAGTGATGAGGTCTCTGCTGCATACCCAGCAGCTGTTGTTGAgtcagacacagacagtaagcAGAGTAGAGCTGGAGCTCCAGACACAAAGAGAACAGTACCAG GCCCTTAAGCAGGAGCATCACAGGGGGATGCGAGAGAAAAGCAAGGCAATGGAAGACAAGGTGGCCCAACTGATGGAGAACTACGCTGCTTCCAAGAACATATGGGACAAAGAG AAATCAATGTTTCTGGATTGCATCAAGAGTGAGCAGCAGGACCTTCAAGCAGTGAAAGAGGCTTACACTGAGCTCCATCAGGGACACACTGAACTGTTCTCACAGGCCAAAGTTCAGGCTCAGCATATATATGAATTGGAg ATGAGAGACGGCGGTCAGAGCCTCAGTGTTTCTACAAAGGTCTTCCCCAATTTAGTGGAGGAAATCGGAGAAGAGGAAACTCTTAATGAACCCATCTCCAGCTCTGAGCTGCCTGGCTTTGGCAGTCTGCAGCCCTTGGCCTCCAATCAGACCAAAAACCCAAACTGTCTGGAGGACACCGGAGCTGTGACTAAGCTAGTTGCCACTAGAGCAACTGGAG AATCAACTGTATCAAGTCCTGGTTACAGGTCTATCGATGGATCAGTAGACTTACTAAGCAAAGAAAAGAGTGACGAAGGGAATGGAGAAATGAGTGAGAAAGACCAGGGATGGAAAGATGATGTGAAACAAGTAAAAAACAACGGAGAAGAGGGGGAAAGAATTGAGGCGCAGCAGTGGAATAGAGAAGAAGTCAAAGGAGAAGATgtgaaggaaggagggagtgCTGGAGTAAAGAGAGGAACGCTCATGGCCCAAACAGCAGATAGAGCAGACAGACAAGACTGTAGCCAGGGGTCAACAGAGGATGCAAGGGACCCCAAACAgcctgaaacagaaaaaaaaaatagagcagAAGGGGAAGGGACATATGGagcggaggagagaggaaatacAGGGCTACACACAGCAGAAACCCAGATACCAGCCCAGACGACTACTGATACGACTACCAAGAAGAGCAACGCACAGCAGATCATTGACTTCATGGACACTGAGCCACCACTGGCTGCCTGTGAACCCTCAGACTGCTCACAAAGTCTCTTTCAGAAAATCAGTGAGAAGGATGCTGACTTCAGCCATGTGAACAAAGAATATGAGATTAGAAGAGAAGTACATACCTTTTGCTCTGATGAGCACCAAAGTGGCAATCTTGGGCCAAACGTTGTAATTCAAGAGGTGCAACCCCTCTGTCATGATGAGGACCAAACCTTTGCTAAGTCAGTTTTTCAGCTGCCAAGTCCAGTTCATCAAGTTTCTGAGAAGACTAAGGAAGAGAAACCATCCAACAAATCAGCAGCCAATATACCCACTGAACCTTCTGGACCTCTGAATCAGTCAAGTATTTGTAGCTCACAGACCAATAGTGTACCATTAGCTGCTCAGTCGGATGGTATTGTCAGTATCCAAGAGTTCAAGacaactacaacacaaacacaacttaaTAATCCGTCTGACATTACGAGCGACATGAAGCAAACGGATACAATGTGTGATAATGAAGAATGTGTTTTAGTGACAACAATGGTTGAATCACAAGCATTACCTCAAAGTCAGTCAAATGTAGACACATGTGAAAACGATGCCTGGGAGACTGCCCAGGAACTTATGGAAAAATCTAATTTGAAGGATGCCTGTGCTGATATCACGATGGATACTGTGAACCTTGAATCTTTGGTTGAGACTGGCAGCTATCAGGAACACatggaaaatgacaaaatagaAGACGCAGGAGATGCAAAGACGACTAAAAGTGAAACAGTTTTGAAGCTGTCTGTCCATCCAAGTCACGAGAGTAATGCATCACCAGAGACTGGCAGCAAAAAATGCTATGAGCAATCTCCAGCAAAAGAATTGCTGCTTGATGATACTATTGAGTTGTCTCTGCCCAGCAATAAGACTGACAAGTCGGCATTTGACTTGGGCAGTGCTCAGAGAAAAACA ggATCCCCTATGTCTCAGCAAAATAAAAGTGGTTCTGGTGGAGTCCTCAGACATCCTGCCAGCACAATACCCATGTTTCTAAAAAGCAAGCACAACAAAG TCCCCTTGGTGATTAGTAGGGCGTCGGATCTGTTGAATGCCTCCAGTGTCTGTGGACCTGCAGCTTCCACAAGAAGACAGCAGGGAGAGTGGAAGGCTCTGGGAGAGACCTTCAGAGAGACAGCAACAGCAGACATG GAGAGCAGAGCTTCTGTGTCAATTACTTCTTTTCCAGTCTCCACATCCGTCACAGTCAGCAGACTGTCATGGCCAACCACCCCAGG GGGTAGCAGAGATCCTACCTCAGCTGTAGGTCCTGGTTCAGAGTCAGATTGGGAACCCTCTTGCTCCCAGGAGAGGGAAGACCAACAGTCATCGTTCAGAGCCCATATCTCCAAAATCGAACAGTTCCTCAACACAGAGAGGCTCCGTCTGCCCAAAAGACGAAAAATGGAAAACTAA